cctgccggctactgtaatatATGGGAATAGGTACCACACACAATCACATCACAATGAAACAACGGATTggcgtaatttttgcatgggtacagtgaAATACCTAGAGagacacataggctacttttgaccTGGAAAACCAAATAgttcccgggatttttaaaaacataaatccacgcggaagaagtctcGGCaggatagtacctacttactaataattATGTGCCTGTAACTTAAATACCtatgaaatacctactttacatttaatttcttaattttatcAAAAGGGGTTTCCCGCCACGCGCCCTACAACATGTTTTCACTTTGGTTTGGATGGCTGCCAGTGCaagatttattaataaatcgttcttattaatttattaaactctCAAAATCGACGgccatttattttaaactatgaaTTTAtctctactaggtacctactaatattttggCCCCGGATAAACCAGGATAATTTTCCCAGATACAAGCTATCATCACTGAGTAGTTTGTTTTCTTAACCAAATTTTCGTTAAGAAGATGAACCGTAAAAGGtacctgacagacagacaaaggtagatagacagacagatacactttcgcatttataacgttattatagtattttttgtaaatatatcaaaaatgtCGCACTCGCTTGGCTCgcgcttttatttttatgttagttACTGCCCCCAATTTCATagacatggatttaggtttttaaaaatcccatggaactttgattttctgggattaaaagcTTATTTATgtccgtttccgggatgcaatttatctctgaatagtaccaacGTTCGATTAAgaagatgggccgtgaaaaggtagttaacaaacagatagacaaacagacacactttcggatttttttgtatgagtaATGAGTATGGTCTAAACTTAAATGTTTTGGGTGAGCTCGTTTTTTCCTTCGTCCCTTTcgctttaatttattttttgtattaaatgaaaaaaattgcgCTCGCTATGCTCGTGCTCTTTTTTATTGTTGTACCAATTCTATCTCACTGTCAAATCAaaccaaatcaaatcaaataatttattcaaaactagctgataccggcgactacgtctgcgtggaattaggttttttttaaaatcccgtgggaactctttgattttccgggataaaaagtagcccatgtcactctgcaggtctttatctatacccatgcaaaaaatcatgtcaatccgttgcaccgttgcgacgtgattgaaggacaaaccaacaaacaaacacactttcgcatttataataagggtactgatctgtaataaattacactttttgattgtcagttgttggattaaTAGGTGAAATTCCACTAACCAGTTACCTACCCCATCATGTCGAGGAAAAGTTTTTTTCTCATGAAAGGATACGGTTTAAGGCCCTGATAAAACCCCTCCCGAAATCAATGCCTGGCTACGGCCAtggtatattaattattgtataaCCACAAAGCACGCTAAGACTCTGCACTAGAAAAGATTAAGGACTGACACgcaatattaattttgaatGATTTCTTATTCATATTGAAATATTTGTTGTTCTTGTCAATTCCATGGAATAGGTAGGTCTTGATTACTTAATATTACATTCTATATATTCCATACTTACTATAACAAATTCTGTTCCAAATTCAATAAGAATAATTATTCAACAAAATTTGCTCTGATATCGCAGCTACACTGCACtcgaaaataaaatctaatattAGCTACAGCGGGATTAATGATTGAGCgtacaaacaaatatttcacAGTTGTATTAATGTTTCTTTTCTCTATTTATAAAAACGCCGACGCAGACACGGAGCTTATACTAGCTTgaatgaaaaacattttttttcgttAACATTAAAATGTTTCTATCTTCTAACTTGTGGGTATCTGAGCTTGCAAATGAATTCCATTTTCGGATGATTCTAAACCACGACTTTCTTCGTTTACCGAGCTTCTCTTTCCCGGTCCCGTCATGAAGGTATAGGAGATGGTCTATTAGGAGAGGGTACTACCCCAGGTCCGAGATCTGAGATATACATGCCTCCGATAACTGACCCTATGTTTGAGGGTCTGGAAGATCAGATAAATACATTTGGAGCCTTTTGTTTGATTGTAAGTAGAtatattaaaatacaaatacaaatacaaatacaaatttctttattgcgaatatgggtaaacagttgagatgttacaaaaacaaacaggtacagccaaattctgcctattagcatgcaatatgttatgttatgtattattatttacagtATTCATAAATTATAGTGTTATAcgtagaaaaagaaaataatcctAGACTTTTACACATTTAACACACCAACAGATACACCTCATATGTCGAGtttaaaataatgaattaaGAAAACCAATGGTTTGGCGAAAAGATTTACGGCTTTCCGCTATTCGGACGTAAAGAAAATAAAGTGTCTTTCAGGAATAGATTCAAAAGCCGGAAATTGCATCATGGCCGTTTGAATAAAATTGTGCTATAGCGCTCTCCATACAAAATATGTAGTTTGAATATTATAAATCAATCTCAATGAAATGTAGACGATAATGTTCTAGAGACTAATATCAGTGACTGTAGTTTGccataaaaatattcattttcaaAGTAACACGGCCTCAAAGTTTTACATACAGTTTTGTAGCTCGTGCAACTTTGAAAATACATTAAAACTGGtttgatattttatataatatacttaggtcactaacacaaataattaatactatgaaataaaaaagttacagTTTTTGTGAACTGTTACCGATACACGTATTATACCTCTCCTGATTCAGCCATATTCCAGCATTAATACTTATCCAAATAATACGtgcttagaaaaaaatatatttaataataaaatgtggAAATAACTATATTTTTCTAAATACTCCGCctactacttagtacttacatagTCTTTTCGCCAAACTTAGCAAAATAAAGACCAATAAAAAGTTTGGGTGATCTTTCCAGAAATATTCGGttagatataagtaggtaattattaattttagtcaCCTTACAAATCTTATGATTTATTCAACGACTATTCACTTACACATAAAATATGAGTCAAAATGGCTCCTAACAGTTTAACATGCTATCATGAGCTGAAAGGCAATGGTGTAACGACTATAATTACGTATGCGTTTGGTTAATGAAAACAAGCGGTGACGTCAGACGCCTCCGTGGACGCTGAAATGCTTTGGGCGGGCGGGCGGTTCCCAAGCCAGTCCACTTGTTGACACGGACCAGGATAGTTCACTAGTGTTTTTAGTTCAAAGTTTCCACCAGCAACCAACATGCCTGTAAGAACTTTACTCTTGACTTCTATGCCCCTTTGTTTACATAAAACTTACTTTGtgtttcaaaaattcaaacttGTTTTGGGAGCTTGCCCTTAGATATATATCAAAATTTTCTGTTTGTGATTATCCCGACCCGCGAAAGTCATATTAAGGACATCACATAAATTTtagtgtttttaaaataaaaacgttttaTGACTTGATGATGAGCATCATGATGATTATGCGCTTTTAATGTTTGGTTTACTTTTGCattgaggcaaatggttagAACTTCGTTTATATTTTAGTAAAACACTCCTCCATTCATCTTAATGGCACGTTCGTGATCAAGCACACAGCTGCATCCCATTATGAGTACGGACGGTAGTCCTTTAATCTCGAAAGCGTTCCAGACACATCTTTGCTATAATAACCCTAGGTTTGCGTTAACGTTATTTTAGGAGATGATTCTGGAATTTAACCGCTCCACCATCAAACGACTTGGCACTGGAGCAGATATTTTATGGCCGTTGTTCAAAAACTTGCTTTTATTTACGTCTCTGACATAAACATATGTTTGCAGGCCAGAAACAAGGAACAGGAGGATGAAGTTTTGACCTGGATCACCGCGGTCCTTGGAGAACCCTTACCCAAGGGCGCCTATGAAGacattctgaaggatggcaTTGTTTTGTGCAAACTTATCAATAAACTTGCACCTGGATCAGTAAAGAAGATTCAGGAGAAAGGAACCAACTTCCAGCTCATGGAAAACATTCAAAGGTATTGTTTACTTTAAAGACTTTAAACAAGCAGAATTCAAGCTATGAAAAATTCTATTCAGTTTTGTATAGCATTGGATAGAGGGCAAAAAGTCAAATGAAACATAAAAGCATCCGACGTTAAAAActatttataacttttataaatCGTAAATTGCAGGTTCCAAGCAGCTATTAAAAAGTACGGAGTTCCGGAGGAAGAAATTTTCCAGACTGCCGATCTGTTCGAGAGGCGTAACATTCCTCAAGTCACTCTGTGCTTGTACGCTTTGGGAAGAATTGTAAGAACATTATTTTCATTCACTAGCGTGTCTAAAAGTTTCTGCACTTTATGATGTGGTTtttgcataataatatttaaattttacagaCTCAAAAACATCCGGAATGGACTGGCCCACAATTAGGACCCAAGATGGCGGACAAAAATGAAAGGACCTTCACAGAGGAACAGCTTAGGGCACATAACGCCGAACTTAACCTTCAAATGGGCTACAACAAAGGTGCTTCTCAGTCCGGACTCGGTAGCTTCGGTAATACCCGTcatatgtaatttataatttacgtTATTAATTACATGTCAACACCATGccaaaaacctacagggtgttAAAGATCAGCACCGATTAATACAGAATATCAGTATTTTTAAGATAGCAAATCTAGTATGTAGTATCTCTATTTTTATATCAGGCTTAAGTTTTTTCTATATAAAATGTAGTTTTTATGTTGCTTGACGAATGTTTGttattaactttattttatttcatttgctTTTTTTATGGATCTGGGTTTAAACGCGGAGTTAaacattacattatatttttgtgaaagaactacaaattatttttaggtaAGACATTTTTACCTGACTAATataattttgtacataatattttatatttaataaaaaaatcttttatattcTTATGCATTTCATTTATATCACAAATGCACTATGTATAAATTTGTTTTGTGCTTATTATGAATCTActataatttaaaacaataaattttttcaaattttaaaacaccTATTACAAAGTCGTAATTAAGAATTAACATTTTAGTACATGATGAACCACAAGGCtattaaaaatgaattatttcttGGCATATTTCAGACGAAAATCTTGAC
The nucleotide sequence above comes from Maniola hyperantus chromosome 8, iAphHyp1.2, whole genome shotgun sequence. Encoded proteins:
- the LOC117984218 gene encoding myophilin, which gives rise to MPARNKEQEDEVLTWITAVLGEPLPKGAYEDILKDGIVLCKLINKLAPGSVKKIQEKGTNFQLMENIQRFQAAIKKYGVPEEEIFQTADLFERRNIPQVTLCLYALGRITQKHPEWTGPQLGPKMADKNERTFTEEQLRAHNAELNLQMGYNKGASQSGLGSFGNTRHM